The following proteins come from a genomic window of Terribacillus aidingensis:
- a CDS encoding DUF4190 domain-containing protein, which translates to MQKTALISLVFGVISLFLSLYGIFFGVIGFVLALHTIRKADNRERTGKGMAIGGLATSVIGAGYQIVAILILVLTA; encoded by the coding sequence ATGCAGAAAACAGCACTCATATCGCTCGTATTCGGGGTCATCAGTTTGTTTCTTTCTTTATACGGAATTTTCTTTGGCGTTATCGGATTTGTCCTGGCTTTACATACGATAAGAAAAGCCGATAACCGGGAAAGGACAGGAAAAGGTATGGCAATCGGAGGGTTGGCGACAAGTGTCATTGGAGCCGGCTATCAGATAGTAGCTATACTCATTCTTGTCCTGACAGCTTGA
- a CDS encoding exonuclease domain-containing protein — protein MRFVSIDFETANRYWSSACSVGVAVADESGVIDEWYTLINPLMDFEEQNIQVHGILPRDVEDAPTFKEIWPKLSSYLAGNVVIAHNASFDMGVIRKAVARYGLEMPDFDYLCTRIIGKKVWPDMENHRLNTLAASKEIMFEHHNAMEDARVAANIFLHAMADSGVQSIEELTKTLKVSRKSIHDTSSSGSRSRYGDIKPQTDQFDPAHPFYRKQVMFTGTMKSLKRKDAIQRLVNVGGVHTDKMDTSTRYLVVGARDYEKFAAGKKTSKLVQAERMIENGRPLHIISEEKFLSLV, from the coding sequence GTGCGGTTTGTAAGTATAGATTTCGAGACGGCGAATCGGTATTGGTCAAGTGCTTGTTCGGTAGGTGTTGCTGTAGCGGATGAGTCAGGTGTGATTGATGAGTGGTATACATTGATCAATCCATTGATGGATTTTGAAGAACAGAATATCCAGGTGCATGGGATTCTTCCGCGGGACGTGGAGGATGCGCCGACGTTCAAGGAAATCTGGCCGAAGTTAAGCAGTTATTTGGCCGGTAATGTCGTAATCGCGCATAATGCGAGTTTTGATATGGGCGTCATTCGTAAGGCGGTAGCACGATACGGATTGGAAATGCCGGATTTTGATTATTTATGTACACGGATCATCGGCAAGAAGGTGTGGCCGGATATGGAGAACCATCGGCTGAATACGTTAGCTGCCAGCAAGGAGATCATGTTCGAGCACCATAATGCCATGGAGGATGCACGAGTTGCAGCAAATATTTTCCTGCATGCGATGGCGGATTCTGGAGTACAGAGTATAGAGGAACTAACAAAAACATTAAAGGTTAGTCGGAAGAGCATCCATGATACAAGTTCTTCGGGAAGCAGATCTAGATACGGTGATATCAAGCCGCAGACAGATCAATTTGATCCTGCACACCCGTTCTACCGGAAACAGGTGATGTTCACGGGGACGATGAAGAGTTTGAAGCGGAAGGATGCAATCCAAAGACTCGTCAATGTAGGCGGCGTGCACACAGATAAAATGGACACGTCTACCCGCTATCTCGTTGTTGGCGCAAGAGACTATGAGAAATTTGCTGCCGGCAAGAAAACGAGTAAGCTAGTCCAAGCGGAACGGATGATCGAGAACGGACGGCCTTTGCATATCATCTCAGAAGAAAAATTCCTCTCATTAGTGTAA
- a CDS encoding ABC transporter ATP-binding protein → MEQNRIETKKFDWRLFLALVKGTKPPKLMVIVALVMSLLTTGVGFTVPLFTKNLVDGFSGQSITGVQIAILVIAFVLQALASGLSIYLLAKIGHHVVAKLRERLWDKLLHLPIRFHHDNETGETLSRVTNDTAVVKELITDHLTSFVTGIISIVGSIIILLVLDWKMTIVMLLAVPIAIGIIMILGRRMYRVSKIMQEETAKFTAVLNQVLPEMKLVKASNAEHVELERGNKGIRTLFTYGLKEAKIQALLSPLMLFIMMLLLVTIIGYGGVRVASGALSAGDMVAFILYLFQIIMPMTQLSMFFTHLQKAMGATERIYDVLGEDTEDSDKGEAIHRVDGDLHINNLSFAYQAEQVLHDLSFTAPAGKVTAIAGPSGGGKSTLFGLLERYYEPTSGTIQLGKTPIQDFKLHDWRRQIGYVAQETALLSGTIRENICYGLEREISQEELERVSEMAYAKQFIEELPDRYETKVGERGVKLSGGQRQRIAIARALLRDPQILMLDEATSSLDSSSEIYVQQALQNLMQNRTTFVIAHRLSTIVDADQIVFIEKGRITGIGTHEELFVRHDLYREFASQQQLLAGKME, encoded by the coding sequence ATGGAGCAGAATCGAATAGAAACGAAAAAATTTGATTGGCGATTATTTCTGGCGCTAGTTAAAGGTACTAAACCACCTAAGTTGATGGTCATTGTTGCATTGGTGATGAGTTTATTGACGACAGGAGTCGGGTTCACTGTACCATTGTTCACGAAGAATTTAGTGGATGGCTTCTCTGGGCAATCAATTACTGGCGTCCAAATTGCTATTTTAGTTATCGCTTTTGTCCTGCAAGCATTAGCTAGTGGATTATCCATCTACTTGCTGGCGAAAATCGGCCACCATGTTGTCGCTAAACTGCGCGAACGATTGTGGGATAAGCTTTTGCATCTGCCAATCAGATTTCATCATGATAATGAAACAGGAGAGACGCTCAGCCGAGTGACGAATGACACAGCGGTTGTAAAAGAGCTGATTACGGATCATCTGACCAGCTTCGTTACAGGTATTATCTCCATTGTCGGATCGATTATCATTCTGCTTGTACTTGACTGGAAGATGACGATTGTCATGCTGCTAGCAGTTCCGATTGCAATCGGAATCATCATGATACTTGGGCGCAGGATGTACCGGGTATCTAAAATAATGCAGGAGGAGACAGCGAAGTTCACTGCAGTTTTGAACCAGGTATTGCCGGAAATGAAGCTTGTCAAAGCCTCGAATGCAGAACATGTAGAGCTGGAACGAGGTAACAAAGGTATTCGAACTTTATTTACGTATGGGCTGAAGGAAGCTAAAATTCAAGCGCTGTTGTCGCCGCTCATGCTCTTTATCATGATGCTTTTGCTTGTGACTATTATCGGGTACGGTGGTGTGCGTGTTGCATCAGGAGCATTATCCGCAGGCGACATGGTAGCTTTCATCCTGTATCTGTTCCAGATCATCATGCCGATGACGCAGCTGTCCATGTTCTTTACCCATCTTCAGAAGGCGATGGGAGCAACAGAGCGTATCTATGATGTACTTGGAGAAGATACAGAGGATAGCGATAAAGGAGAAGCGATACATCGCGTGGACGGGGATTTGCATATAAACAATCTTAGTTTTGCTTATCAAGCAGAACAAGTACTGCATGATCTCAGTTTTACAGCGCCCGCTGGGAAGGTAACCGCCATTGCCGGCCCGAGTGGCGGCGGAAAATCCACTCTATTCGGTTTGCTTGAACGGTATTACGAGCCGACTAGCGGTACAATCCAACTGGGTAAGACACCTATCCAAGACTTTAAATTGCATGACTGGCGCCGCCAAATTGGCTACGTGGCACAGGAGACGGCTCTATTATCCGGCACGATTCGTGAAAATATCTGCTATGGCTTGGAAAGGGAAATATCACAGGAAGAACTGGAACGTGTATCTGAAATGGCGTATGCGAAACAGTTCATAGAAGAATTGCCTGACAGATATGAAACGAAGGTTGGCGAACGAGGAGTGAAGCTATCAGGAGGACAGCGGCAGCGTATTGCTATCGCAAGAGCGCTTTTACGTGATCCACAAATCCTGATGCTGGATGAAGCAACCTCAAGTCTTGATAGCAGTTCAGAGATTTACGTTCAGCAAGCACTGCAGAATTTGATGCAGAATCGAACTACCTTCGTGATAGCACACCGGCTATCAACAATTGTGGATGCTGATCAGATTGTATTTATTGAAAAAGGGCGAATCACTGGTATCGGGACGCACGAGGAGTTGTTCGTACGTCACGATCTATACCGGGAATTCGCATCCCAGCAGCAGCTGCTTGCGGGTAAAATGGAATAA
- a CDS encoding AEC family transporter: MIGLIIGRAIRIVAEKYRLPEWFSLNYFMNALIRVVLLVLNPIILISAFWSADLTNARLIYLPIFGIATIFLGAILALLFSKWQKLPKDQIGSMFVSGAFLNLGSFGLLFCVLFIGEQAVAYAAMFRLLEEFTYYTIIYPIAKSYGTIEENASGSRVMRIIKDPFIMITFCSIIIGAVLNLSPIDRFEWLGASNSTLVALASILLLIPIGFSMRIASVKKYWKLSIWLIPIKFLAVPLVITGSAYLLGLGSLYDGILLQVLLIMSAMPPAVASLVPPRLYNLDMELANSNWIVATSSLIVVLPILFVLVNWMN, encoded by the coding sequence TTGATCGGACTTATCATCGGAAGGGCTATCCGGATCGTCGCTGAGAAATATCGGCTGCCGGAATGGTTCTCCCTCAATTATTTTATGAATGCATTGATTCGTGTTGTCCTGCTTGTACTGAATCCAATTATTCTTATTAGTGCCTTTTGGTCAGCTGACTTGACCAATGCCAGGCTCATCTACTTACCAATTTTCGGAATCGCAACTATCTTTCTCGGTGCAATTCTCGCTCTGCTGTTTTCCAAATGGCAGAAGCTGCCGAAAGACCAGATTGGGTCCATGTTCGTTTCTGGCGCATTCCTGAACCTTGGTAGCTTCGGACTACTCTTCTGTGTGCTCTTCATTGGGGAGCAAGCAGTCGCGTACGCTGCAATGTTCCGCCTGCTTGAGGAATTCACTTACTATACGATCATTTATCCAATCGCAAAATCATACGGTACAATCGAAGAGAATGCTTCAGGATCGCGTGTGATGCGTATTATCAAGGATCCATTCATCATGATCACCTTCTGTTCTATCATCATTGGTGCTGTACTGAACTTATCACCAATAGACAGATTCGAATGGCTGGGAGCAAGCAATTCAACACTTGTTGCACTGGCATCCATCCTGCTTCTGATCCCAATCGGATTCAGCATGCGTATTGCTTCTGTGAAAAAGTATTGGAAGCTTAGTATCTGGCTGATTCCAATCAAGTTCCTTGCTGTGCCGCTTGTCATTACTGGCAGTGCTTATTTGCTTGGTCTTGGCAGCTTGTATGACGGTATATTATTACAGGTACTTCTCATTATGTCCGCCATGCCGCCGGCAGTTGCTTCTCTCGTACCGCCGCGGCTGTACAATCTCGACATGGAATTGGCCAACTCCAATTGGATTGTTGCGACATCTTCGTTAATTGTTGTCTTGCCGATCTTGTTCGTCCTCGTCAATTGGATGAATTGA
- a CDS encoding GNAT family N-acetyltransferase yields MMLTIRPYKTEDLSAIMELLKEESWTTLAADPDGFDQAMKGSDPALVALCDGEICGYIRCITDQVITLHVAELLVDRKLRGQGVGGKLLQAVHDLFPTTRMEMLATSTSRSYYEQKKFRSFYGFRKTYAE; encoded by the coding sequence ATGATGCTAACGATACGCCCATACAAGACAGAAGATCTTTCGGCAATAATGGAACTGCTGAAAGAAGAAAGCTGGACTACCCTCGCAGCTGATCCTGATGGTTTCGATCAAGCTATGAAAGGCTCGGATCCTGCTCTCGTTGCACTGTGTGACGGAGAAATATGCGGCTATATTCGTTGTATCACAGACCAAGTCATTACCCTTCATGTGGCAGAACTGCTCGTCGACAGAAAACTGCGCGGACAAGGAGTAGGCGGCAAGCTGCTTCAAGCAGTACATGACCTCTTTCCTACGACACGGATGGAGATGCTGGCGACAAGTACATCAAGATCGTATTACGAACAGAAAAAGTTCCGGTCTTTTTATGGTTTTCGAAAAACATATGCGGAGTAA
- a CDS encoding NAD(P)H-dependent oxidoreductase, giving the protein MNALLVYAHPNHASLNYAFFRAVQEGIEQNPAISGVETIDLYAEEFDPALVFHEKKRRRDMHTDPHFKAYREKIKRADLLVFIYPIFWGRPPAMLLGFIDQNFSANFAYQHEGLLPEGLLKGKQAVCVSTMKGPGFYSRFYLGNAHKILMKRALFRFVGIRKVKIFEFGGMEKKNGKQKKYLNRVEAYFRHRVK; this is encoded by the coding sequence ATGAACGCATTGTTAGTATATGCCCATCCAAATCATGCATCTCTCAACTATGCCTTTTTCCGTGCAGTGCAGGAAGGTATCGAACAAAATCCTGCCATCAGCGGAGTGGAAACAATCGATTTGTATGCCGAAGAGTTTGATCCAGCATTGGTTTTCCATGAAAAAAAGCGTCGTCGTGATATGCATACCGATCCGCATTTTAAAGCGTATCGGGAGAAAATTAAGCGAGCTGATCTGCTTGTGTTCATTTATCCTATTTTCTGGGGAAGGCCGCCGGCTATGCTGCTCGGATTCATCGATCAGAACTTTTCAGCCAATTTTGCTTATCAGCACGAAGGTTTGCTGCCGGAAGGATTGCTGAAAGGCAAGCAAGCGGTTTGTGTTTCCACCATGAAAGGCCCAGGGTTTTACAGCCGCTTTTATTTAGGGAATGCACATAAGATTTTAATGAAGCGAGCGCTGTTCCGATTTGTAGGTATCCGTAAAGTGAAAATCTTCGAGTTCGGCGGCATGGAAAAAAAGAACGGAAAACAGAAAAAGTACCTGAACCGTGTTGAAGCATACTTTCGCCATCGGGTTAAATAG
- a CDS encoding alanine/glycine:cation symporter family protein, whose protein sequence is MDILLKIIQSTSDFMWTYIMMGLLLLVGLYFTLKLKLTTFTQIPHMFKLIGEKTTDGKGVSSFQAFCISAAARVGTGNLAGVALAISVGGPGAVFWMWLMAFLGAASGFVEATLAQIYKTRDGEASFRGGPAYYMQKALGQRWLGVTFAVIITLTFGLAFNSVQANTIVSAFHSSFGISKELMAVIMTVISALIIFGGTKVIVKVSEIIVPVMAGGYILLAIGIIIFNISEIPHAFTIIFQDAFGIKEIAGGAVGVAMMQGIKRGMFSNEAGMGSAPQAAATANVSHPVKQGFIQSLGVYVDTFGVCTATAFIVILSGLYTSSESDGIVLTQNALESLVGSWAGIFIALIVFLFAFSSVVGNYFYGESNINFIKHSKTWLFIYRVAVVAMVAVGSLASLEFVWGIADLFMALMAFINLIAIVLLGRIAFRALKDYMDQKRAGKNPQFYADSVAGIPNVDEDVWAKKAVNEKVSS, encoded by the coding sequence ATGGATATATTATTAAAAATAATTCAGTCTACCAGTGATTTTATGTGGACTTATATTATGATGGGACTATTACTCCTAGTCGGTCTTTATTTTACACTGAAACTTAAACTAACTACATTCACGCAAATACCACACATGTTTAAATTAATTGGTGAAAAGACCACTGATGGAAAAGGCGTCAGCTCATTTCAGGCTTTTTGTATCAGTGCCGCGGCACGTGTAGGTACTGGTAACTTGGCTGGTGTAGCACTGGCTATTTCTGTCGGGGGCCCAGGAGCGGTATTCTGGATGTGGCTGATGGCTTTTCTTGGTGCTGCTTCCGGATTTGTTGAAGCAACACTTGCACAGATTTATAAAACACGTGACGGTGAAGCTTCATTCCGAGGTGGTCCAGCTTACTATATGCAGAAAGCATTGGGACAGCGTTGGTTAGGCGTCACTTTTGCAGTTATCATTACTTTGACATTCGGTTTAGCGTTTAACTCTGTACAAGCGAATACAATTGTTAGCGCATTTCATAGTTCTTTTGGTATCAGCAAAGAACTTATGGCAGTTATTATGACAGTGATCAGTGCGCTTATCATCTTTGGCGGAACAAAGGTAATCGTCAAAGTATCTGAAATTATCGTACCAGTGATGGCGGGAGGATATATCCTTTTAGCTATTGGAATTATTATCTTCAACATTTCCGAGATACCCCATGCATTCACTATCATTTTCCAGGATGCATTTGGTATTAAAGAGATTGCCGGCGGAGCTGTTGGTGTCGCGATGATGCAAGGTATTAAACGTGGTATGTTCTCGAATGAAGCAGGTATGGGTAGTGCGCCACAAGCCGCGGCCACTGCTAATGTATCCCACCCGGTTAAACAAGGATTTATCCAATCACTAGGGGTATATGTAGACACATTTGGCGTATGTACAGCTACAGCATTTATCGTTATTCTTTCAGGTCTTTATACAAGTTCAGAATCCGATGGTATCGTCCTTACGCAAAATGCACTTGAATCCCTTGTTGGATCCTGGGCAGGTATATTCATTGCCTTAATCGTATTCCTGTTTGCTTTCTCTTCTGTAGTAGGTAACTATTTCTACGGCGAATCAAATATTAACTTCATCAAGCATAGCAAAACATGGCTGTTTATCTACCGAGTGGCAGTGGTTGCTATGGTAGCCGTTGGGTCTCTGGCAAGCCTTGAATTTGTTTGGGGTATAGCAGATTTATTCATGGCACTTATGGCATTCATCAACTTGATTGCTATCGTGCTGCTTGGAAGAATTGCCTTCCGTGCTCTGAAAGACTATATGGATCAAAAGCGCGCAGGAAAAAATCCACAATTTTATGCAGACAGCGTAGCGGGCATCCCGAATGTCGATGAAGATGTTTGGGCAAAGAAGGCTGTTAATGAAAAGGTATCCTCTTAA
- the nadD gene encoding nicotinate (nicotinamide) nucleotide adenylyltransferase has protein sequence MGKIGIYGSSFDPVTNVHLWTASTVAHRCKLDKVIFLPCSSKRKDKQLHTTDEHRWQMVQMAIKDNDCYIADDYEMKQEAWNVYTEQTLTHFKEVYPDDEVYFIMGADLLEDIGAGKWGNSEALVRDNRFIVMARNDIDMLKVISHSPLLRNHDDGQTFHLIDKGLAMEISSTYIRDEFAVGGEPRYLLPESCYQYIKEHQIYK, from the coding sequence ATGGGAAAAATCGGAATTTATGGCTCATCATTCGATCCTGTTACAAATGTCCATTTATGGACTGCCAGTACGGTCGCTCACCGTTGTAAGCTGGATAAGGTCATTTTCCTGCCATGCTCCAGTAAGCGAAAAGACAAACAGCTTCATACGACAGACGAACATCGCTGGCAGATGGTGCAGATGGCAATAAAGGATAATGACTGCTATATTGCAGATGATTATGAGATGAAGCAGGAAGCTTGGAATGTTTATACCGAGCAGACACTAACGCATTTTAAAGAAGTCTATCCCGATGATGAGGTCTACTTCATTATGGGAGCTGACCTGCTAGAGGATATCGGCGCTGGAAAATGGGGGAACAGTGAAGCACTTGTTCGCGATAACCGATTTATAGTCATGGCTCGTAACGATATTGATATGCTGAAGGTAATCAGCCATTCTCCGCTGCTGCGAAATCATGATGACGGACAAACATTCCATTTGATTGATAAAGGACTGGCGATGGAGATCAGCTCCACATATATCCGCGACGAGTTTGCTGTTGGAGGAGAGCCGCGGTATTTGCTTCCAGAAAGCTGTTATCAGTATATTAAGGAGCATCAGATATATAAATAG
- a CDS encoding nicotinate phosphoribosyltransferase: MTHYQDDSTALHTDLYQINMAQTYWKDGKHNRKAVFELFFRKQPFGNGFAVFAGLERVIDYLKEFRFSNSDLEYLEQELGYEKEFIAYLRDLRFTGDLYSMKEGELVFGTEPIIRVEAPLAQAQLIETALLNIVNYQTLIATKAARIMHVLDEGDTAMEFGSRRAQEMDAAIWGTRAAYIGGFHATSNVRAGKKFGIPVAGTHAHALVQAYRDEYEAFHKYAETHVDCTFLVDTYDTLKSGVPNAIRVAKEMGDKIRFNAIRLDSGDLAYLSKRAREMLDEAGFTETKITASNDLDEETIGALKAQGAKIDNWGIGTKLITAFDQPALGAVYKIVSIEDDNGNMADTIKISANPEKVSTPGLKRVYRIINRANQKSEGDYIALAHENPEEEPRLKMFHPTYPYISKFVTDFEAKELQQPVFQKGELVYKLPSLEETRNYVTHSLTFLWDEYKRTHNPEAYPVDLSTACWDNKMELIERIKSQLEEK, translated from the coding sequence ATGACACATTATCAGGATGATAGCACGGCATTGCACACAGACCTTTATCAAATCAATATGGCACAGACGTATTGGAAGGATGGAAAGCATAATCGCAAAGCAGTATTCGAGCTGTTTTTCCGTAAACAGCCCTTCGGTAATGGATTTGCTGTTTTCGCTGGCTTGGAGCGAGTCATCGATTATTTGAAAGAATTCCGTTTCTCGAATTCAGATCTGGAGTATCTTGAGCAGGAACTGGGATATGAGAAGGAGTTCATCGCCTACCTGCGCGACCTGCGCTTTACTGGGGATTTGTACAGCATGAAGGAAGGAGAGCTTGTCTTCGGTACCGAGCCGATCATCCGGGTAGAAGCTCCGCTTGCTCAAGCACAGCTGATCGAAACAGCACTGCTGAATATCGTGAACTACCAGACACTCATCGCTACAAAGGCTGCTCGTATCATGCATGTATTGGATGAGGGAGATACAGCGATGGAATTCGGCTCCAGGCGGGCCCAGGAGATGGATGCGGCTATTTGGGGGACAAGAGCTGCTTATATCGGCGGCTTTCATGCAACGTCCAATGTGCGGGCAGGCAAAAAGTTCGGCATACCGGTTGCTGGAACCCACGCGCATGCGCTAGTGCAAGCCTATCGTGACGAGTATGAAGCATTTCATAAGTATGCGGAAACTCATGTGGATTGCACGTTTCTCGTCGATACGTACGATACACTGAAGTCTGGTGTACCAAATGCAATCAGGGTCGCAAAAGAAATGGGTGATAAGATCCGTTTTAACGCTATTCGTCTGGACAGCGGCGATTTAGCCTACTTATCCAAGCGGGCACGGGAAATGCTTGATGAAGCAGGCTTTACGGAAACGAAAATTACCGCATCCAACGATTTGGATGAGGAAACGATTGGTGCTCTGAAGGCTCAGGGAGCCAAAATCGACAACTGGGGTATCGGGACGAAGCTTATTACTGCTTTTGATCAGCCAGCATTAGGGGCGGTGTATAAGATAGTTTCCATTGAAGATGACAATGGAAATATGGCCGATACAATCAAAATCAGCGCCAATCCTGAAAAGGTTTCTACCCCTGGTCTTAAACGGGTCTATCGGATTATCAATCGAGCAAACCAAAAATCAGAAGGAGATTATATTGCGCTTGCCCATGAAAATCCGGAGGAAGAACCACGACTCAAAATGTTCCATCCAACCTATCCGTACATTAGTAAATTTGTAACAGATTTTGAAGCGAAGGAGCTTCAGCAGCCTGTTTTTCAAAAGGGTGAACTCGTGTACAAACTGCCATCTTTAGAGGAGACACGGAACTACGTCACACACAGCCTCACATTCTTATGGGATGAATATAAGCGGACTCATAATCCAGAAGCTTATCCTGTCGATTTAAGCACAGCTTGCTGGGATAATAAAATGGAATTGATCGAGCGCATCAAATCACAGCTGGAGGAGAAGTAG
- a CDS encoding isochorismatase family cysteine hydrolase has protein sequence MKALINIDYTNDFVAEDGALTCGVPGREIEERLTAITSEFIKNGDYVVFAIDKHEEKDAYHPETKLYPPHNIDGTEGRALYGKLSDAYESAKHELNVYYMDKTRYSAFAGTDLLQRLNERGIKEIHAVGVATDICVFHTLVDAYNYGFKIVVHADAVASFNQEGHTYALHHFKSALGAEITEGGAE, from the coding sequence ATGAAAGCATTGATAAATATCGATTATACGAATGACTTTGTAGCAGAAGATGGGGCACTGACTTGCGGGGTGCCAGGACGGGAGATCGAGGAACGGCTTACGGCGATTACCTCTGAATTCATTAAGAACGGTGACTATGTTGTTTTTGCAATTGATAAGCATGAGGAGAAGGATGCATATCATCCAGAAACCAAGCTGTATCCACCGCACAATATAGATGGGACAGAGGGACGTGCACTTTATGGCAAGCTGTCGGATGCATATGAATCTGCCAAGCATGAATTGAATGTCTATTATATGGATAAAACAAGATACAGTGCTTTTGCAGGGACCGATTTGCTGCAGCGGCTAAATGAGCGTGGTATCAAGGAGATTCATGCTGTTGGTGTAGCAACAGATATTTGTGTTTTCCATACACTGGTCGATGCATATAATTATGGCTTCAAAATCGTTGTTCACGCAGATGCTGTTGCTAGTTTCAACCAAGAGGGGCATACATACGCCCTGCATCACTTTAAAAGCGCGTTAGGAGCAGAGATTACAGAAGGAGGAGCGGAATGA
- a CDS encoding NUDIX hydrolase has translation MKSNNKKIPYDVSRYRTPDGYTSDIAVFTITSEKTKAYAPPKMKLKLMLIKRAEKDTEGNPNIEAGKWALPGGFVTPEETAIEAASRELEEETGIAGIHLKHFGVYDDPGRDPRGWIISNAHYAIVPEHRLFERKANDDAAEVELFPVQDLEQHLLAFDHASIIRHAITHITRDLLQTTVAKQFLPELFTYSELQAVLLTITDDKAIQNEQAFARKIKTLPFIVAVEGQKTQRTSKLPTQLYRFIDAEVKQSIYTARH, from the coding sequence TTGAAGTCGAATAATAAAAAGATACCTTATGATGTGAGTCGCTACCGGACACCTGATGGGTATACATCGGATATAGCTGTATTTACCATTACCTCCGAAAAGACCAAAGCATATGCTCCGCCAAAAATGAAACTCAAGTTGATGCTCATCAAGCGTGCCGAGAAGGATACGGAAGGAAATCCGAATATCGAAGCAGGGAAGTGGGCATTGCCCGGAGGTTTCGTTACACCGGAAGAAACGGCCATCGAGGCAGCCAGCCGGGAATTGGAAGAGGAGACGGGAATAGCAGGAATACATTTGAAACACTTTGGTGTATACGATGACCCAGGACGTGATCCGCGCGGGTGGATCATCTCGAATGCGCATTATGCTATTGTCCCGGAACACAGATTATTTGAGAGAAAAGCGAATGATGATGCCGCAGAAGTGGAACTGTTCCCTGTACAAGATCTAGAGCAGCATCTTTTAGCATTTGATCACGCCAGTATAATCCGTCATGCTATTACTCATATAACACGAGATTTACTGCAAACTACAGTAGCAAAGCAATTCTTGCCAGAGCTGTTCACTTACTCGGAACTGCAGGCAGTCTTGCTGACGATAACGGATGATAAAGCAATTCAAAATGAGCAAGCTTTTGCACGTAAAATTAAAACATTGCCTTTCATCGTAGCAGTTGAAGGGCAGAAGACACAGCGAACATCCAAGCTGCCAACTCAGCTTTATCGGTTCATTGATGCGGAAGTGAAGCAATCGATTTATACAGCTCGTCATTAA
- a CDS encoding DUF3243 domain-containing protein codes for MAHEDRAQNAVENLSQEDKNEILNNFQNFQDYLGNKVQQGERLGLSEEALTKAAKRVADYLADKEEPRNREEYLLKQLWLAADEENKKPLANTLVKLANQTN; via the coding sequence ATGGCACATGAAGATCGCGCACAGAATGCTGTGGAAAATCTTTCACAGGAAGATAAGAACGAGATTCTGAACAATTTCCAGAACTTCCAAGATTATTTAGGTAACAAGGTACAACAAGGTGAGCGCCTTGGCTTGAGCGAAGAAGCTTTGACTAAAGCTGCTAAGCGTGTTGCTGACTATTTGGCAGACAAAGAGGAACCTCGCAACCGTGAAGAGTATTTGCTTAAACAGCTGTGGCTGGCTGCCGATGAGGAAAACAAGAAGCCCCTTGCGAATACACTTGTGAAGCTAGC